In one Fundulus heteroclitus isolate FHET01 chromosome 3, MU-UCD_Fhet_4.1, whole genome shotgun sequence genomic region, the following are encoded:
- the cpvl gene encoding probable serine carboxypeptidase CPVL codes for MRTPRETLALLFLWACLDSAAAARSCSSFFCRKTHRVSGVRGADPGAPLFVTPYLERGAVDEARKLSAVGKMPGANVKSYAGYFTVNKAYNSNLFFWFFPAYMAGQDKAPVLLWLQGGPGGTSMFGLFVEHGPYVVYKNMTVGLRDYAWTSRYSVLYIDNPVGTGFSFTDDDRGFAQNQDDVGRDLYSALTQFFQLFPEYQSNEFYATGESYAGKYVPAISYYIHKNNPTAKVKINFKGMAIGDGLCDPELMLGGYGEFLYQTGMIDELQKQYVEKQTDLGVELIQQQKWVEAFKVFDSLLNGDVDPYPSFFQNATGCTNYFNYMTCQEPEDQEYFSQFVTLPDVRKAIHVGNLTFHDGSQVEKHLLQDVMKSIKPWLGVLMDNYRVLIYSGQLDVIVAAPLTERFLPTVNWTGAAEYKAAPRFPWKLQPDDAEVAGYVRQVREFFQVIIRGGGHILPYDQPARSFDMIDRFLSTKSWV; via the exons ATGAG gacGCCGAGGGAAACTCTGGCTCTCCTGTTCCTCTGGGCCTGTCTGGACTCGGCGGCCGCCGCTCGGAGCTGCTCGTCGTTCTTCTGCAGGAAGACCCACCGAGTCAGCGGTGTGCGCGGAGCGGACCCCGGCGCCCCGCTGTTCGTCACTCCCTACCTGGAGAGAGGCGCCGTGGATGAAG CCAGGAAACTGAGTGCGGTTGGAAAGATGCCCGGAGCAAACGTCAAGAGCTACGCCGGCTACTTCACGGTCAACAAAGCCTACAACAGCaacctcttcttctggttcttcCCCGCATACATG GCCGGCCAGGACAAGGCCCCAGTACTGCTCTGGCTGCAAGGTGGACCCGGCGGCACCTCCATGTTCGGTCTCTTTGTGGAACACGGACCTTATGTGGTTTACAAGAACATGACCG TCGGTTTGAGGGATTACGCCTGGACGAGCAGATATTCGGTTTTGTACATTGACAATCCg GTTGGAACAGGCTTCAGCTTCACTGACGATGACAGGGGCTTTGCTCAGAACCAGGATGACGTAGGCCGAGATCTGTACAG tGCTCTGACACAGTTCTTCCAGCTCTTTCCAGAGTATCAGTCCAATGAGTTTTATGCAACTGGGGAG TCATATGCTGGGAAATATGTTCCTGCCATTTCCTACTACATCCACAAGAACAATCCCACTGCAAAGGTGAAGATCAACTTTAAGGGCATGGCTATTGGTGATGGACTCTGTGACCCAGAACTG ATGCTGGGCGGTTATGGAGAGTTCCTGTATCAGACGGGAATGATAGACGAACTCCAGAAACAGTACGTGGAAAAGCAGACGGACCTCGGCGTGGAACTCATCCAGCAGCAGAAATGGGTGGAGGCTTTTAAG GTTTTCGACTCTTTGCTGAACGGCGACGTGGATCCGTATCCCTCCTTTTTCCAAAACGCCACAGGCTGCACCAACTACTTCAACTACATGACATGCCAG GAGCCTGAAGACCAGGAGTACTTCTCCCAGTTTGTGACCCTGCCTGATGTGCGGAAAGCCATCCACGTGGGCAACCTGACCTTCCATGACGGCTCTCAGGTGGAGAAGCACCTCCTGCAGGATGTCATGAAGAGCATCAAACCGTGGCTGGGGGTTCTGATGGACAACTACAGG GTCCTGATCTACAGCGGTCAGCTGGATGTGATCGTAGCCGCTCCTCTTACCGAGAGGTTCCTGCCGACTGTCAACTGGACCGGAGCCGCCGAGTACAAAGCGGCTCCGCGGTTCCCCTGGAAGCTCCAGCCCGACGACGCCGAGGTGGCCGGTTACGTCAGACAAGTCCGAGAGTTTTTCCAG GTCATCATTAGAGGAGGAGGACACATCCTGCCCTACGACCAGCCGGCCAGGTCCTTTGACATGATCGACAGGTTCTTGTCAACAAAGAGCTGGGTGTGA